The genome window ATCATCAGTGCACCTCCGACAGTAGCCAGCGCGGGCCCCGACCAGAACCTGTGTAATGTAAGCAGCTCGTCATTTTCAGGAAACACTCCCAGCACCGGCACGGGAGTTTGGACACTGATTGCAGGTACAGGCACGATTGCTTCTCCCAACTCACCAACAAGTGCCGTATCGGGTTTGAGTGTGGGAACAAATACATTTCAATGGACGATCAGCAATGGCTCCTGTCCGCCAAGTACAGATCAGGTGAGCATCATCATCAGTGCACCTCCGACAGTAGCCAGTGCGGGCCCCGACCAGAACCTGTGTAATGTAAGCAGCTCGGCATTTTCAGGAAACACTCCCAGCACCGGCACGGGAGTTTGGACACTTGTTGCCGGAAGCGGGTTTATTACCACGCCATCCTCGGCAACCAGCAACGTTACAGGGCTCGGATTTGGCACTAATACATTCGTATGGACAATCAGCAACGGAAGTTGCCCTAATTCAACAGATACGGTAAGAATTTCGGTGTATGCATTACCAACACTTGCCTCGGCGGGACCGGATCAAAATCTTTGTAACCAGTTTGCCTCCGTGCTGGCTGGCAATGCGCCAACCACAGGAACAGGCCTGTGGACTGTTTTGGCAGGAGGTGCAACATTAACTACTGCATCCTCACCTACATCAGCGGTAACAGGACTAACTTTTGGTATCAACACCTTTCAATGGACCATTAGCAACGGATCTTGTCCCGCAACTTCTGATGTTGTCAATATTTTTGTTGACCCGCAGCCCACTCCGGCATTTGCCGGCTCAGATCAGGCTTTATGTAACATTACATCAACTAACCTGACAGGAAATACACCGGTTACCGGCACAGGAATATGGACACTCATTGCCGGATCTGGTTTGATCACCAATGCAACTTGGCCAACTACAGGTATTACGGGACTTGGATTTGGAACAAACACTTTCGTTTGGACAATATCCAGTGGAATCTGCCCGGCTTCTACCGATACAGTACATATTGTAGTGAGTCAGCTTCCAACAGTTGCAGATGCAGGGCCGGATCAGGCTTTATGTAATGTGATGAATTCGGCCCTGGCGGGTAATACACCTGTTACAGGCATGGGCACGTGGACATTGGTTTCAGGTACAGGCACAATCACTTTGCCGAATTCATCAACCTCATCTGTTACTGGTTTAAGTGTGGGCGTGAATATTTTTGCCTGGACGATCCAGAGTGGTTCCTGCCCCGCAAGTTCTGATACAGTTCAACTTGTGGTGAGTGCACTGCCTACCATTGCAGCAGCCGGACCGGATCAGTTTTTGTGTAATGTAACGAGCTCTTCATTCTCCGGAAATTCACCGCTGACGGGTACAGGCGTGTGGACACTGATCGCGGGTACAGGCACCATCACCACTCCTTCGTCGCCGGCGAGTACTGTAACAGGTCTGAGTGTGGGAACAAATACTTTTCAGTGGACAATTAGTAACGGATCCTGTCCACCTTCCATAGATTCAGTAACAGTAGAAGTCTATGATCTTCCCTCAAATGCCCTTGCAGGCCCCGATCAGTCAATCTGTATAGATTCCGTCTTGCTCAGTGGCAGCGTTGTTCAGGTGGGAACAGGAACCTGGACACTGATTGCGGGCAGCGGAACAATTATCAATCCTAATTCTTCGACCACGTGGGTTACCGGAATGGGACTTGGAACGAACATATTTGAGTGGATGATCAGCAACGGAACCTGTCCCCCTTCAAAGGATACGGTTCAGATTACCGTGAATCCTGCCCCGACGGCGCCTAATGCCGGTGCAGATCAGGGGCTCTGCAATATTTTTTCCACCTCCTTTGCCGGCAATACACCACTGGTAGGTACGGGTCTTTGGGCCCTGGTATCAGGATCAGGTACACCAGCATCACCGGGAAGTGAAACATCCCCTGTCTCCGGTCTTGGTATCGGTGTGAACCAATTCACATGGACGATTACGATCGGGAATTGTTCCCTGACGGACACGATGAATATTATCGTTTATGATCTGCCCACGGTGTCAAATGCAGGCCCGGACCAAAATGTGTGTTTTGATTCAGCGGTATTTTCAGGGAACACACCGTTGGTGGGTACAGGATTATGGACACTGGTGAGTGGAACCGGGGTGGTTGCTAACCCCACATCTCCTTCATCTGCTGTTTCAGGTTTAAGTATCGGGCCAAACGTATTTACCTGGACAATTTCCAATGGAAATTGCCCATCTTCAACCGATACTATTATTTTGACAGGACTCCCGCCCACCACGCTTGCCGATGCCGGACCGGATCAGTCGTTGTGTAATACCTTCAGCAGCGTATTCACAGGCAACACACCGATAGTGGGAGCCGGAACCTGGAGTTTAGTTAATGGATCCGGAGTGATTGCCAGTCCTTCATCTGAAACATCAGCAGTTTCCGGTTTGAGCATAGGCACGAATACATTTGTTTGGACAATCGTTAACGGAACCTGCCCGCCAACAACTGACACAATGCATATAGTGGTGTATGCCCTGCCGTCACCATCCAATGCCGGTCCCGATCAAAGTATTTGTACAGATTCATCCGGACTTACCGGCAATACTCCGGCGATAGGTATCGGGATGTGGTCTGTTGTTATGGGAACAGGAACAATCCAATCTCCGGCGCAGGCATTTACTGATTTTGTCAATATAGGATTAGGAGCGAATGCCTGCGTGTGGACAATCTCAAATGGCGTATGTCCGGCCAATACGGATACGGTAATTATTGTTGTAAGTGCACTACCCACCCCTGCATTTGCAGGCGCCGACCAGGTGATTTGCTCAGATACCGCATTCCTCAATGCCAATCCGGTATTAGTTGGAACGGGCAGCTGGACACTGGTAAGCGGAACGGGAATTTTTGCGGACACCGCAGCGGAGAACACCCTGGTGTCAGGAATTTCTGTTGGCATGAATGTGTTTGAATGGACAACCACCAACGGAACTTGTCCGGTTTCCACGGATCAGGTTACAATTACCGTAATGCAGACACCGACGCTTGCAGATGCAGGACCGGATCAGGTATTATATGTACCAATCGCCATTATGAACGGGAATGTTCCCATTATCGGCACCGGATCATGGTCAGTAGTTTCCGGTACAGCGACTATAACCAATCCTTTGGATCCGAATACTATGGTTACAGATCTTCCAACAGGAACGCATGTTTTGCAATGGTCGGTCTCCAACAGTCCCTGTGCTGACAGTTACGACTATGTTATCCTTGAGGTAAAGGAATATCAGATCCCGAACGGTTTCTCGCCGAATAATGACGGTCTAAATGATGAGTTTACAGTGCCCGGCGCCGAAATATTTGACAATGTGAAACTTAAGGTCTTTAACCGCTGGGGGGGACTGGTATACTGGTCAGATGATTACAAGAATACGTGGAAGGGAGAGAACATGGAAGGAGAATTACTGATTGATGACACCTATTATTACCTGATTGAAATCAGCGGTTACGAGAATTTTCAGGGTTATGTTGTAATAAAGAGAACCCAATGAGGAGCGGTTTAATAACGATAATGGCTCTGCTGATTACGTCCTTTAGCGTATCCGGACAACATACGCCATATTTTTCGCAATACCTTTTTAATCCTCAATCGGTAAACGCGGCGAATGCGGGATACAACGAAGTGCTCGATGTTTCTCTTACCCATAGGCGGCAATGGCTGAAACTTGAAGGAGCGCCGATCTCAACCGAGTTCAATATTCATACGGCGCTGAAGAATAAAAAGATGAACGTGGGCGGCAGGGTTCAGAATGACCTGTACGGTGTAACTAACAATTCGATGGTGTCTCTTATTTATTCGTACCGGGTGTTTTTCAGTAAAACCCGACATCTGTCCTTTGGTGCGGATGTCGGAATTGGCCAGTCAAAAAACGACTGGACTAAAATCCATACTTACACAGGAAGTGATCCTGTGTATGCGGCCGGAACAGAACGATATATTTACGGCAAATTAGCCTCGGGTATTATGTTCAGAGACTCCAATTATTCTGCAGGTATAAGCATACCGGATATTTTCAAGAGTGACAGAAAGAATATTCTTTCTGACCGGCAGTTTTTAATATACGGTGAATACCGGTTTCATACCGGACTCGTTCAGATCACCCCCTCTTTCTTGTTGCGCCATGCAAAGAACTCCCCGCTATCATATGACCTGAACCTGACGGGCACTTACCTTGAAAAATACACACTGGGAGCAGGATACCGTGCAAAAGATGCCTTCCTGCTTCTTTTCAGAGCGAAATTAAACTACCAGCTCGAAATTGGTTATGCTTACGATATCACCCTAAGCCCCCTTAAGACATATTCCAGTAACACACACGAAATACTCCTGAGATACGTGTTCGCCTATCCGGTAGTATCCACGCGACCCCGAAGCTGATTTTATGTCAAGGACCGGGCGATTGCTACTTTTTTTTCTGATGTTACAGTGTGTAGTCCGTGCCCAGGAGAAAACGCAATACCTGTTCGATACCTCAGTGGTCAAGCTGAAGCAGGAGCCAAAAGTCAATACATCGGCTGCTGAGTATGCCCCCTCTTTCTTTCCCAAAGGGATTATATTTTCTTCCAACCGGGATTATTCTTTTGGAGTGGAAACCTTCAATGCCGGTGACGGAACCCGGCTGGATGATCTGTACTTCTCACCTTTTTTACCGGACAGCAGCCTCGGAGATCCTGCATTTATTAAAGCCATCAACTCCCGGATGCAGGAAGGCACATCCTGTTTCGATACCATTGGGAAAGTACTTTATTTTACCTCAACCATTAAGGTAAAGGGAAAATATGTGCTTACGATCTATGAAAGCAAGTTAGACCCGCTGGGTGAGTGGACAGAACCCCGGCCCGTATTTAAGCCGGCCAAAGTCTTCTCTTATTTTCATCCCTGCATTACGGACGATGGGAATACCCTTATTTTTTCATCTGATATTTTAGAGAAAAGCTCAGGAACCGACCTGTTCATTTCCCATAATGTTAACGGGGAATGGAGCGAGCCGAAAAAAATTCAGGATGGGATCAATACACCGCAAAATGATGGTTATCCCTTCACAGATAATTCGGGAAATCTGTTTTTTGCCTCGAAGGGACACGGCGGATTCGGCGGATATGATGTCTTCTTCTGTGAACGGATAGGAGCGGCGTGGGGGCAGCCGGTCAATCTGGGAGTACCGGTTAATTCCGGATACGATGATTTCGCCTTTATTATAGACCACGTGCGAAGAATCGGGTTCCTGACCTCTAACAGAAGCGATGGTAAGAACGATGACATCTTTAGTTTTCGAATAGTGCTTCCACTATTCAATAATTGTACTGCATACGGGGATCCATCCTATTGTTATGAATTTACTGAAGAGAATTCGCTGACGGAAGAAGAAAACAAGGGCTTTGAATTTGAATGGCTGCTGGGCGACGGCACAAAAATGAGAGGTATCCACGTGGAGCATTGTTACGTGCAACCGGGATCCTATGATGTGGAGTTAAATATCGTTGACAAAAGTACAGGACAGCTATTTATGAATCAGATCAGCTATAAGCTGGAAGTAGACGAATTGTCGGGATTACACATTAAAAGTCCCGATACGGTTTTTGTGGGTGATCTTGTCAGATTTGACAGCAAGGGATCTGTGCTGAAGGGTTACAAAATCACGAACTTCTTCTGGAATTTTCCGACAGGGTATATGACAAGAGATCCCGTGGCAGAACATGTTTTTATCAATGTGGGTATTTTTGAAGTTAAACTGGGCGTAACGGCTATTGCCGACAGTGGCAAAGGCACCACAGAGGTATTTTGTATAAGCAGAAGCATTGTGATCAGGCCGGCCGGTGAGAAGCACCTTATCGTCAGTAACAAGGACGTGGGAACGCTGATTGGCAAACTAAAGGAATATGGTTCCACCGTGTTCGATCTCTCGAAGGTTAAATATCCGGAATATTCAGTCTACTTAGGATCATCAGAAAAAAAAGTAGATGTAAACGCGCTTTTGGTGGACAATCCCGGCAATATCAGAATTATTTATGAGGACTCTCTTTATCGCTACCTGTACAGCTCTTCCAAAACCACCAGAGAGATTATTCAGGAGTATATCAAAGTAAAGAAATGGGGCAACACCGATGCCTTTGTGGTGATCCTTTCCGGCGATTCACTGGTTCCCGGCCAGCTGAAGAAAAAGAATGATTTTTCTATTAAGTATAAGGACCCGACAATGATATCTTCACTCACCACCAATACAAGCGATACTGCTAATGTGAATTCAGCAGGGGATACTTACCTCATCGTTGTAAACAATGAGACCAATCCCAACCCTACCACTCCCACTACTACTACTACTCCCACTACTACTACTCCCACTACTACTACTCCCACTACTACTACTCCCACTACTACTACTCCCACTACTACTACTCCCAACCTGGTTAATGCCGATAAAAACAAGGATGGAAAGATCTCCCAGCAGGAGGTGACAGCGGTAATTGACGCCTATTTCGACGGCGAAACTAAATTCGAAATAGGGCATCTTTATAAGTTAGTGGAACTGAAGAACTCGGGGCTCGTGGCATTTCCCCAGTGGCCGGACACAGCGGTTGTGTATTTCGATTTCAATGAATACGTTGTAAGCAGCGGAAGTGCAGAACCATTGAAAAAGGTGCTGGAGCTTTATAAAGCTGGCACAATATCTGATTTCATACTGATCGGGTTTGCTGACAGTACAGGCACATTGTCGTATAATCTGGCACTTTCAGGGAAGAGATGTTCCTCCGTTGAAGATTATCTTGTCCGGAACGGTGTACCGGCGATCCGGCTCAAATCCTTCTGGTATGGTGAAACAATACCGGCAATCTATCAGACATTCATCAGAAAGTTATATCTTCAGCGATGTGTAATAGTTATCCCACGAATAATAAAACCAAAAGTTCAGTGAAATTTCTCCGGCGCATGATTGTTTGTTTCCTGGTGTGTTGCGGTATGCAGGTACAGGCGCAGAACATGCCGTCAGTTGAGGAGAACATACCATTCCTGGTTACGTTTTCGAAGCAGGCCGATAAAAAGTGGGGAGATGATGATTTTATCCAGATTTATTTTATAGCCGTACCACAGTCGCGCGTGGCTCCTTTTTATATTCGGATTTTTGATGCGGATAACGGCGGAAAGCACGATGAGAACAGGAACGGATTTAATTCCAAAACAAAGTACTCAGTATACGGCGGGGCGGGGGCTCATTCAAACGACGATGCTAAAAAGCAGGATCCTTCCGGTAATTTCAAGAGTGGTATCCTACTCGCAGGTAAAACATTTTCAGTGGATACGGCGGCCGACAACAAGTGGTATTCCTTCGGGCCGTTTAATCCATCGGAAGGGGAGTTACAGCCGAATTTTGGTGGTTATATATTTAAAGTGATAGTCGAAGGACAGGAAGGAGATGACGGTAATTTATATAAAATATCCATTTCCGAGAGCGAGAAAGCCAACAAACCGGTGGAAGGAAGTAACGGATTCACGTACGAGTATTGTTTCCGCACATCGGATGTGCCGGGAACGGTTTCGCATGTGTATCCTTTTGTAACACCGGAGGTGATCTCCGTAAACGTATCTTCTTTTGATTACGATTCCGAGGGAATTGTCAGGATTGTATCTGTATCCAAGAAGAATGATGTACTGAAGGTATCACAGGACGGCAACTGGGTGAATTCTGAGCACAAAGTAGTAACAGAGGAGCACAACACCAGTCTGGATATTCAGATGATCAAGAAGACACCGGTTAAAAATAATAATATGGTGTTGTATATCACAAATCAGTATGGGAAATTGTTGCCGTTTTTCGCAACCCCTATCGGCGGAGTTCCAAAATACAAGGGCAAGATAACGGTGAAAAAAAAGTGATTATAGTTGCGTGAGTTCAAAATGCATTCCGTCCTTCCGTTGAAAATGCCCTCCCCAGTAAAATCCAAGCTTGTTGGCAAGGCTCACCAGTTCCCGGACGGATCCCTTTTGACCTTTTAAAGCCGGAACAACCCCGAGTCCGTTCCATGGAACATTGATATCTATGGCGATACCCCAGGCATGGCAGCTTAACTGGGTATTACTACCCCGGATCAGGCGGGGATTGAATGCCCCGTCAAAGGTTTGGATTTTGTCGCGCAGTCCCGCTTTTTCCCATTCGCTGAATAATCGCTGAAATTTAGGCGCCGCTAATCGGTGCAGCCGGATCCGCGTTGGTTTGTAGGGCGGTAAGCCCGTAAGTTGAGGAATTTGAACACTCACCATATTTTCAGCTTCCCAATTCCCAAGGATTTGAATGCTGCTTTTATCCGGAAGGATCCGGAAGTCGAACTTCCCGAATTTTCCCTGGATCTGAGACTGCGTTAACGGCCGAAAGTCGGGTGGAGGAGGCCAGTTTGGCCCGTTTCGTGTTTCATCCTCCGGATCCGCTACCAGCTGAAAGCCCAGCGACATGGCTTTCTGAAACGTTTCGTTGCCTACAACGCCATCTGCGAACAAGCCATGCAGCTTTTGAAAATTCCGGCTGGCGGTATCTGTTTTTATCCCAAATTCTCCATCGGCAACAATCGTATGATAGCCCTGACCGATCAGGAAGTACTGCCATTTTTTAATGAGCGGACCTTTGTCCCCTTTCCGTATTGCGTTCATAACCTTTAAATTTTCCGGCAAGATAAAAATTTCAGTGATTTCGTATCTTTATATATCATTAACCTGTCTCATGAAAGCCCTGTTCCTTCCCCTGTCTTTTATTCTGCTGGCCGGATCCCTTGTCGCACAGACCCGTATGGAGATTCCCCTCGGCGGAACGGTTGATCCTTCCAGGGTCACTACCGATTTCCATCCCCGCCTGATGAGTCTTGAAATGCCTTATCCGGGCGGAATGAAAAGCAATGATGCGCGGGAGAATCCGCATCTCATCGTGCCGCAACCGGGCGATTCTACGCCACAGTTTGAAAACCTGAGCAGCACGGCGCTGGGCATCAATTTCTTCGGAAATACCTTCGGTAACTCCACGCCTAACGATAACGATATGGCTATTTCCAATGGAGGAAAGATCATTTCCGTGATTAATGTGAATGTGTTATTCTACGACATCCCTTCTGATACCACCGTTGGATTTGTATCCCTTTCTACCTTTTTCAATGCGCTGGGATTCCCGAATCAGGAATTTGATCCCAAGGTGATCTATGACCCGGTAGAAGACCGCTTCGTACTCGTTTGCCTGAACGGATTTTACGATTCCACGAGTTATATTTTCGTTGGCTTTTCCCAGACCAATGACCCTACCCAGGGGTGGAATCTCTACGCGCTGCCCGGGAATCCATTCAACAATGGACTATGGACCGACTATCCTATGGTTTCGCTGAGTCAGCAAGAGTTGTTTATCACGGCGAACCTGCTGTATCCCGATTCTTCATGGCAAACCGGATTTGTGGAAACGATTGTGTGGCAGATCAACAAATTTGACGGATATGCCGGCAGCACCCTTAGTACCAACCTGGTGAACGGCATTAATTGGGGGAACAGGTCTGTGCGGAATCTTTGCCCCGTGAAAGGCGGCAGTACTTTGTATGGCCCTGAAATGTTTTTTGTCTCCAACCGGAATTTTGAAACCCAGGCGGATACCTTTTTCCTTGTAAAGATAAACGATACAATCGGGGCACCAGGTTATGCGGTTACCGTGAAGCAGTTAAACAGCAATGCAGACTATTTTCTGGCCGGGAACGCACGGCAGTTGAACCCTCATACCTTCGCAACCAACGATTCCAGGATATTAGGCTCGTTCTATGAGAACAACAAGATCCAGTTTGTGCAGAATTGTAAAGATACCTCCACGGGATTCACCGGACTTTACCATGGGATTATTGATTCGCCCAATGCGGTAAACCCGGTTGTTACCGGTCAGGTGATCGGGGACACCCTTCTGGATTTGGGTTATCCGAATATTTCCTATACCGGGAATGCAACTACAGATAACCTGGCCATTATTACTTTCGACCACAGTGCTCCTACGGTGTACGCAGGTGTTTCCGCAATCAAAACAGATGGCAACGGGAATTACTCGAACATTATGACCATCAAAAACGGAACTTCGTATGTGAACCTGCTGACCGGTTCGCTGGAGCGTTGGGGCGACTATTCCGGTTCGCAACGGAGGTATAATAATCCAGGGGAGGTGTGGATGAGCGGTTATTATGGCTACTATGCTAATTTCCAGCGAAAGCATGGCGCATGGATCGCACAGATATACAAGGACCAGGTGATGGCCGGAGCAGAAGAAGAGTTCTTCATTTCCGATGTAAAAGTATTCCCCAATCCGGCCCCTGAGTTCGTTCAGTTGGAATTCAATCTGGAGTATTCTAAATGCCTGACTTTCGAATTAGTAGATATCTCCGGAAGAACTGTGAAACTTTTACTGAGGGAAAAAGCGAAGGGAGGCGATAACCGCTTTCAGTTCTCCATGGCTAATCTTTCACCGGGCGTTTATTCCCTGGTGGTAAGGGAAGGAGCCGTAGTTTTATTTTCCAAAAAGGTGATAAAGTCTTAACGTTTCTTTTTTACAACGCCCCTTATGGCTTTGGCCGTGAAAGGATCATCCGGCCAGGAATGCCTGGGATAACGGATCCTTAATTCCTTTCTGACCTCGTGGTAAGTATTGCTCCAGAAACTTTTCAGATCCTGGGTAACCTGAACAGGTTTGTAACCGGGAGAAAGAAGATGTACCATGATCTTCAGCTTTCCATTCAGGATCGCAGGAGTTTCCAGCATCCCGAATAATTCTTGCAACCGAACCGCGAGCACGGGCGAGCGTCCGTCGTCGTGATATTCCAGGCGGATCTGTGATCCGCTGGGCACTTCAACGAATTCCGGCAGTAGAACGGGGAGTTTTTGCTGTAAGTCCCAGGGCAAAGCATTCAGGAGTATATCACTGAGCGGGATCTTCTTGAGGTCACTCACCCTGTGCACCTGCTCCAGAAAAGGATCAATATATTTCGGTATATCCAGAAGCAGTGAAGCGTCGGAAAGATCAGGCCATTGCTGAGCTTCCAGGTGATGAAGGATGGAAAGGCGTGCGCGTAATTGCTGCGTTCGCTCGTCGGATCCGAAAAGCGCGCTTCCCTTCTTTTTTATCAGCCCGTGAAGTACCCGGCGAAGCTGGTCGGGTGGAGGATTTTTAATGGGCTTGCTTTCCAGCACAATAGCGCCAAGGTGAATCTCCTTGCTGCAAATGATCTCATCTTTTCGTTCATCATAGTCGATGATCTCACGCTCGGATGCAAGGTGAACGATATCTGTGGGATCTAAAGGAGCCGCAAGAAAGATCTTACCATCTGTTCTACCTGCGTCAAGGTGTGCGGCCACAATCCATTCTTCATGGGTCAGGGGGTCATAATCTTCCAGCGATGCCGTTTTTCCGTTGGCCAGCCGGTATTTTGAGCCGGAGATTTTTCGGGCAATCCGGTCCGGAAAGGCAAAGGCCAGAAGGTAACCAATCTCGGAATCGGAGATGGTTTCGCTCTGTTCTTTAACTCCCAATCGCTTTTTCCATTCCAG of Bacteroidia bacterium contains these proteins:
- a CDS encoding M15 family metallopeptidase, which produces MNAIRKGDKGPLIKKWQYFLIGQGYHTIVADGEFGIKTDTASRNFQKLHGLFADGVVGNETFQKAMSLGFQLVADPEDETRNGPNWPPPPDFRPLTQSQIQGKFGKFDFRILPDKSSIQILGNWEAENMVSVQIPQLTGLPPYKPTRIRLHRLAAPKFQRLFSEWEKAGLRDKIQTFDGAFNPRLIRGSNTQLSCHAWGIAIDINVPWNGLGVVPALKGQKGSVRELVSLANKLGFYWGGHFQRKDGMHFELTQL
- a CDS encoding gliding motility-associated C-terminal domain-containing protein — its product is IISAPPTVASAGPDQNLCNVSSSSFSGNTPSTGTGVWTLIAGTGTIASPNSPTSAVSGLSVGTNTFQWTISNGSCPPSTDQVSIIISAPPTVASAGPDQNLCNVSSSAFSGNTPSTGTGVWTLVAGSGFITTPSSATSNVTGLGFGTNTFVWTISNGSCPNSTDTVRISVYALPTLASAGPDQNLCNQFASVLAGNAPTTGTGLWTVLAGGATLTTASSPTSAVTGLTFGINTFQWTISNGSCPATSDVVNIFVDPQPTPAFAGSDQALCNITSTNLTGNTPVTGTGIWTLIAGSGLITNATWPTTGITGLGFGTNTFVWTISSGICPASTDTVHIVVSQLPTVADAGPDQALCNVMNSALAGNTPVTGMGTWTLVSGTGTITLPNSSTSSVTGLSVGVNIFAWTIQSGSCPASSDTVQLVVSALPTIAAAGPDQFLCNVTSSSFSGNSPLTGTGVWTLIAGTGTITTPSSPASTVTGLSVGTNTFQWTISNGSCPPSIDSVTVEVYDLPSNALAGPDQSICIDSVLLSGSVVQVGTGTWTLIAGSGTIINPNSSTTWVTGMGLGTNIFEWMISNGTCPPSKDTVQITVNPAPTAPNAGADQGLCNIFSTSFAGNTPLVGTGLWALVSGSGTPASPGSETSPVSGLGIGVNQFTWTITIGNCSLTDTMNIIVYDLPTVSNAGPDQNVCFDSAVFSGNTPLVGTGLWTLVSGTGVVANPTSPSSAVSGLSIGPNVFTWTISNGNCPSSTDTIILTGLPPTTLADAGPDQSLCNTFSSVFTGNTPIVGAGTWSLVNGSGVIASPSSETSAVSGLSIGTNTFVWTIVNGTCPPTTDTMHIVVYALPSPSNAGPDQSICTDSSGLTGNTPAIGIGMWSVVMGTGTIQSPAQAFTDFVNIGLGANACVWTISNGVCPANTDTVIIVVSALPTPAFAGADQVICSDTAFLNANPVLVGTGSWTLVSGTGIFADTAAENTLVSGISVGMNVFEWTTTNGTCPVSTDQVTITVMQTPTLADAGPDQVLYVPIAIMNGNVPIIGTGSWSVVSGTATITNPLDPNTMVTDLPTGTHVLQWSVSNSPCADSYDYVILEVKEYQIPNGFSPNNDGLNDEFTVPGAEIFDNVKLKVFNRWGGLVYWSDDYKNTWKGENMEGELLIDDTYYYLIEISGYENFQGYVVIKRTQ
- a CDS encoding OmpA family protein, with product MLQCVVRAQEKTQYLFDTSVVKLKQEPKVNTSAAEYAPSFFPKGIIFSSNRDYSFGVETFNAGDGTRLDDLYFSPFLPDSSLGDPAFIKAINSRMQEGTSCFDTIGKVLYFTSTIKVKGKYVLTIYESKLDPLGEWTEPRPVFKPAKVFSYFHPCITDDGNTLIFSSDILEKSSGTDLFISHNVNGEWSEPKKIQDGINTPQNDGYPFTDNSGNLFFASKGHGGFGGYDVFFCERIGAAWGQPVNLGVPVNSGYDDFAFIIDHVRRIGFLTSNRSDGKNDDIFSFRIVLPLFNNCTAYGDPSYCYEFTEENSLTEEENKGFEFEWLLGDGTKMRGIHVEHCYVQPGSYDVELNIVDKSTGQLFMNQISYKLEVDELSGLHIKSPDTVFVGDLVRFDSKGSVLKGYKITNFFWNFPTGYMTRDPVAEHVFINVGIFEVKLGVTAIADSGKGTTEVFCISRSIVIRPAGEKHLIVSNKDVGTLIGKLKEYGSTVFDLSKVKYPEYSVYLGSSEKKVDVNALLVDNPGNIRIIYEDSLYRYLYSSSKTTREIIQEYIKVKKWGNTDAFVVILSGDSLVPGQLKKKNDFSIKYKDPTMISSLTTNTSDTANVNSAGDTYLIVVNNETNPNPTTPTTTTTPTTTTPTTTTPTTTTPTTTTPTTTTPNLVNADKNKDGKISQQEVTAVIDAYFDGETKFEIGHLYKLVELKNSGLVAFPQWPDTAVVYFDFNEYVVSSGSAEPLKKVLELYKAGTISDFILIGFADSTGTLSYNLALSGKRCSSVEDYLVRNGVPAIRLKSFWYGETIPAIYQTFIRKLYLQRCVIVIPRIIKPKVQ
- a CDS encoding T9SS type A sorting domain-containing protein → MKALFLPLSFILLAGSLVAQTRMEIPLGGTVDPSRVTTDFHPRLMSLEMPYPGGMKSNDARENPHLIVPQPGDSTPQFENLSSTALGINFFGNTFGNSTPNDNDMAISNGGKIISVINVNVLFYDIPSDTTVGFVSLSTFFNALGFPNQEFDPKVIYDPVEDRFVLVCLNGFYDSTSYIFVGFSQTNDPTQGWNLYALPGNPFNNGLWTDYPMVSLSQQELFITANLLYPDSSWQTGFVETIVWQINKFDGYAGSTLSTNLVNGINWGNRSVRNLCPVKGGSTLYGPEMFFVSNRNFETQADTFFLVKINDTIGAPGYAVTVKQLNSNADYFLAGNARQLNPHTFATNDSRILGSFYENNKIQFVQNCKDTSTGFTGLYHGIIDSPNAVNPVVTGQVIGDTLLDLGYPNISYTGNATTDNLAIITFDHSAPTVYAGVSAIKTDGNGNYSNIMTIKNGTSYVNLLTGSLERWGDYSGSQRRYNNPGEVWMSGYYGYYANFQRKHGAWIAQIYKDQVMAGAEEEFFISDVKVFPNPAPEFVQLEFNLEYSKCLTFELVDISGRTVKLLLREKAKGGDNRFQFSMANLSPGVYSLVVREGAVVLFSKKVIKS
- a CDS encoding PorP/SprF family type IX secretion system membrane protein, which translates into the protein MALLITSFSVSGQHTPYFSQYLFNPQSVNAANAGYNEVLDVSLTHRRQWLKLEGAPISTEFNIHTALKNKKMNVGGRVQNDLYGVTNNSMVSLIYSYRVFFSKTRHLSFGADVGIGQSKNDWTKIHTYTGSDPVYAAGTERYIYGKLASGIMFRDSNYSAGISIPDIFKSDRKNILSDRQFLIYGEYRFHTGLVQITPSFLLRHAKNSPLSYDLNLTGTYLEKYTLGAGYRAKDAFLLLFRAKLNYQLEIGYAYDITLSPLKTYSSNTHEILLRYVFAYPVVSTRPRS